The following nucleotide sequence is from Calditrichota bacterium.
CCTGCTTCCCCCGGCGATCCCTGCCCGGCGTCAGGCGTTGCATTTGCAGGTCGCCTTATCGTCCGTGATGCGCCACTGGACGGTTTGATCCACTCCAAGTCCCCCTTCCCCCAGACATAAGCCAGCCCTACCGCCAGAATTGCAAAGAAGACCGCCATATCAATCCAGGCAAAAAGACCCAATTCGCGCAGATTGAGCGCCCACGGAAAGGTGAATAACACTTCGACGTCAAAGACGAGAAAGATCAACGCTATGACATAGAACCGCGTGTTGAACCGGATCCAAGGCGACCCGACCGGCTCTTCGCCGCACTCATAGGTCGATTCCTTGACCGGACCCGGCTTACGGGGTGCGAGCAGCCGGTTCACAACCAGCGCGGCCAAAACGACCAGCGCACCGGTTGCGAAAAAGATGAGTATGGGGGTGAACTGCATTTGAATCACTTTTTACGCACGAGTCAGCCTCATCGGGCGGCTCATCGGACTCCCCAAGTTTGCAACAACCGGGCCATCAAAGTCAATACTTGCTTCTCCATCAGCCAACCCTCTAAATCACCCGTATGCGTTATTTCGCACAGCCAGGCCATTG
It contains:
- a CDS encoding NADH-quinone oxidoreductase subunit A, which gives rise to MQFTPILIFFATGALVVLAALVVNRLLAPRKPGPVKESTYECGEEPVGSPWIRFNTRFYVIALIFLVFDVEVLFTFPWALNLRELGLFAWIDMAVFFAILAVGLAYVWGKGDLEWIKPSSGASRTIRRPANATPDAGQGSPGEAG